The Fulvivirga ligni genome window below encodes:
- a CDS encoding DUF2306 domain-containing protein, producing MRKALRVILFIVFTFLSVLMVRLTLPYFSFDDQTAFLRIKQWVINNSFWKACFYTHVITSCFCLVAGFTQFSIPLLKKYPKVHRYVGILYVLVILIASGPSGFVMGIYANGGFTSQAAFVLLSILWWYFTYKAFIHAKRKQFKNHEAFMVRSFALTLSALTLRSWKFLIVMFLRPHPMDVYTLVAWLGWVPNLLIAECYIYAKIQKSHVLSRLWFIKN from the coding sequence ATGAGAAAAGCCTTACGGGTTATACTGTTCATAGTCTTTACATTCCTATCGGTATTGATGGTAAGGCTCACATTGCCATATTTTTCATTTGATGATCAAACGGCTTTCTTGCGCATAAAGCAATGGGTTATCAACAATTCTTTCTGGAAGGCGTGTTTTTACACGCATGTAATTACCAGTTGCTTTTGTCTCGTAGCTGGCTTCACTCAATTTTCAATTCCTTTATTAAAAAAATATCCAAAGGTTCATCGTTATGTGGGTATTTTGTATGTGCTTGTTATTCTCATAGCCTCAGGTCCCTCTGGGTTTGTTATGGGGATTTACGCTAACGGAGGCTTTACAAGTCAGGCTGCATTTGTACTGCTGAGTATCTTATGGTGGTACTTTACTTACAAAGCATTTATCCATGCAAAAAGAAAGCAGTTTAAAAATCATGAAGCGTTTATGGTTAGAAGTTTTGCTTTAACACTTTCCGCACTTACACTAAGAAGTTGGAAGTTCCTTATAGTTATGTTTTTGAGACCACATCCTATGGATGTTTATACGTTAGTCGCTTGGTTAGGCTGGGTGCCTAATTTACTTATTGCGGAATGCTATATTTATGCTAAAATTCAAAAATCACACGTTCTCTCTCGCCTATGGTTTATAAAAAATTGA
- a CDS encoding YybH family protein, with protein MKKYALLILLTILIFIACNDQNKMEDHSKDLAQIKQLINDSDEGWETKNLELVLEGYSDDIDWTNAFGDRRQGKEALSGLLDTIFNLDFVMSGRNNYQEPDITFPSEDIALARSTNIRRSEMA; from the coding sequence ATGAAAAAGTATGCTTTGTTAATCCTTCTGACCATTTTGATTTTTATTGCTTGTAATGATCAAAACAAAATGGAGGACCATTCGAAAGATTTAGCTCAAATTAAGCAACTCATAAATGACTCGGATGAAGGTTGGGAAACAAAAAATTTAGAGCTCGTGCTTGAAGGGTATTCGGATGATATTGATTGGACTAATGCTTTTGGGGATAGAAGACAGGGGAAGGAAGCGCTGAGCGGGTTATTAGATACCATCTTTAATCTTGATTTTGTGATGTCAGGTAGGAATAATTACCAAGAACCGGATATTACATTTCCCAGTGAAGACATTGCGCTTGCCAGATCAACTAATATAAGAAGGTCAGAAATGGCCTGA
- a CDS encoding YARHG domain-containing protein has product MKHTSIVTFFCLAFVLTSCDTKKEQATENPTSETKDSVAISEAAQDELQLENDPRKIGPAKPTSQYQIEEDIYKINSSENPLYGYWVGAFGKNKINIALAQVVEDSIFGHSVCAGNFRAIKGTIKETDPGIYAVNMKEPGDDKYDGEFNFNIDLLKKELTGSWKPYQNTVGAKDYTLTKRQFKYDPTLGDFPQASTQVLDVPEVENLLPEEIEMIRNEIYARHGYSFNNLKIRRIFDAKDWYIPMSVDIREELTDIEAQNIHLLYNYEDYYEEYYDDYGR; this is encoded by the coding sequence ATGAAGCATACTTCTATTGTAACATTTTTTTGCCTTGCCTTTGTCCTCACCTCATGTGATACTAAAAAAGAGCAAGCTACCGAAAATCCGACATCGGAAACTAAAGATAGCGTAGCTATTTCTGAAGCAGCGCAAGACGAACTTCAGTTAGAAAATGATCCAAGAAAAATAGGTCCCGCCAAACCAACCTCCCAATATCAAATAGAAGAAGACATTTATAAGATAAACTCCTCTGAAAATCCATTGTATGGTTATTGGGTGGGTGCTTTTGGTAAAAACAAAATCAATATTGCCCTTGCCCAAGTTGTGGAAGATTCCATTTTTGGCCATAGTGTATGTGCTGGTAATTTCAGGGCCATAAAGGGTACCATTAAAGAAACTGATCCAGGTATCTATGCCGTAAACATGAAGGAGCCCGGAGATGATAAATATGATGGTGAGTTTAATTTCAACATTGATTTATTGAAGAAAGAATTAACCGGCTCCTGGAAGCCCTACCAGAACACTGTAGGTGCAAAAGATTATACCTTAACCAAGCGCCAATTTAAATACGACCCAACTCTGGGTGATTTTCCGCAAGCCTCCACGCAAGTTCTTGATGTGCCCGAAGTTGAGAACCTGCTCCCAGAAGAAATAGAGATGATAAGAAATGAAATCTATGCCCGCCATGGCTATAGCTTCAATAACCTTAAAATCCGAAGAATATTTGATGCAAAAGACTGGTACATCCCTATGTCGGTTGATATCCGTGAAGAGCTAACCGATATTGAAGCCCAGAATATACATCTTCTTTATAATTACGAAGACTATTATGAGGAATATTATGATGATTACGGGCGTTAA
- a CDS encoding collagen-like triple helix repeat-containing protein, producing MRRFNYQISMSIFSLLLSLIIISCGKDGDPGPQGDEGPQGEQGIQGEKGDQGEKGDKGDDGEDGEDGNANVIASAWIDANWNRLDESTSKSMIIDIDGISNSDLRNNSAVLVYLSQYGTSSVYLMDSPGRWTNTLYSFTFGSNTPNYQGIYIRLVSTNRALTELQYAGFRGNRFRYIIIPEGSSSARIDYSNYDEVVKHFNLQP from the coding sequence ATGAGAAGATTTAACTATCAAATTTCAATGTCTATTTTTTCGCTTTTATTATCACTAATTATCATATCATGTGGAAAGGATGGTGATCCAGGACCGCAAGGAGATGAAGGCCCACAAGGTGAGCAAGGTATACAAGGGGAGAAAGGAGACCAGGGAGAAAAGGGCGATAAAGGTGATGATGGTGAAGATGGCGAAGACGGAAATGCCAACGTGATTGCATCTGCATGGATAGATGCCAATTGGAATAGACTAGATGAGTCAACTTCCAAATCCATGATAATCGATATAGATGGTATTAGCAACTCAGATCTAAGGAATAATAGTGCTGTGCTCGTGTATCTAAGCCAATACGGAACTAGCTCTGTTTACTTAATGGATAGCCCGGGTAGATGGACCAATACCTTATATTCTTTCACATTTGGAAGTAATACACCTAATTATCAAGGGATCTATATAAGATTAGTGAGTACAAATAGAGCTCTTACTGAGCTACAATACGCTGGATTCAGAGGGAACAGGTTCCGTTACATTATTATACCGGAAGGCAGTAGCTCTGCTCGTATAGATTACAGTAATTATGACGAGGTAGTAAAGCACTTCAATTTACAACCGTAA
- a CDS encoding M15 family metallopeptidase, which translates to MIIVICFSALFACDTQKAEHKETEKQDSLVMAESKQVMEEIPDREPIADTAFVVMKDYANGFFYDMKYATEDNFLKKTVYDCPDCMIRQEVADALIKVNDSLATMGYHIKFFDCYRPLDVQKAMWKIYPDARYVANPNTTGSIHNRGGAVDITLVDHEGKELDMGTGFDHFGEEAHHAYKDLPEQVIINRKLFKSMMEAFGFNAIRTEWWHYNYKGSSSYKISNFKTECD; encoded by the coding sequence TTGATCATCGTAATCTGCTTTAGTGCATTGTTTGCTTGTGATACTCAGAAGGCTGAGCATAAAGAAACGGAAAAACAAGATTCCCTGGTGATGGCTGAATCAAAGCAAGTTATGGAAGAGATTCCTGATCGCGAGCCCATTGCAGATACAGCATTTGTGGTGATGAAAGATTATGCCAACGGCTTTTTTTATGATATGAAATATGCCACAGAAGATAACTTTCTAAAAAAGACGGTATATGATTGCCCGGACTGCATGATCCGTCAAGAAGTGGCAGACGCACTTATAAAAGTAAACGACTCGTTAGCTACCATGGGTTATCATATCAAATTTTTTGATTGCTACAGACCGTTAGATGTGCAGAAAGCCATGTGGAAGATCTATCCAGATGCTCGTTACGTGGCTAATCCTAATACTACCGGCTCCATTCATAATAGAGGTGGAGCTGTAGACATTACGCTGGTTGACCATGAAGGAAAAGAATTAGATATGGGAACCGGCTTTGATCATTTTGGTGAGGAGGCTCACCATGCTTATAAGGATTTACCAGAGCAGGTGATAATTAATAGAAAGCTTTTCAAATCCATGATGGAGGCATTCGGCTTCAATGCTATAAGAACAGAATGGTGGCATTATAACTACAAAGGAAGTAGTAGTTACAAGATATCTAACTTTAAAACGGAGTGTGATTAA
- a CDS encoding radical SAM protein has product MPTRKYTYYDFTLSLCPECLKRVDAKIVFDEGKVFMLKRCPEHGNSKVLIADDIEYYKNIRNYNKPSETPYQFNTKTHYGCPYDCGLCPDHEQHSCLTVVEVTDRCNLSCPTCYAGSSPSYGRHRTLDEVKAMLDAVVRNEKEPDVIQISGGEPTIHPQFFEILDYAKTLPIRHLMLNTNGVAIAKDFEFAKRLATYTPDFEVYLQFDSFKDDVLQTLRGADLWKVREQALAHLNELNLSTTLVVTLQKGLNDDEIGKTIDYALKQKCVRGVTFQPTQIAGRLENFNTDTDRITLTEVRRKILEQSPVFNEDDLIPVPCNPDALAMGYALKLGGEVFPLTRYINPADLLDNSKNTIVYEQDEHLQGKMIELFSTGNSVDAATEKLHSILCCLPQIEAPSLGYDNLFRIIIMQFIDAHNFDVRSIKKSCVHIVNKDNQIIPFETMNLFYRDDKKEYLKKLQNQEI; this is encoded by the coding sequence ATGCCTACAAGAAAATACACCTATTATGATTTTACACTAAGCCTATGTCCGGAATGCCTCAAGCGGGTAGATGCTAAAATCGTATTTGATGAAGGCAAGGTATTTATGCTTAAAAGGTGTCCGGAGCACGGTAATTCAAAAGTGTTGATAGCTGATGATATAGAATACTATAAAAACATCCGTAACTATAATAAACCGTCGGAGACGCCTTATCAGTTTAATACCAAGACTCATTACGGCTGCCCGTATGATTGTGGCTTATGCCCGGACCATGAGCAGCATTCTTGTCTAACAGTGGTAGAAGTAACTGACCGTTGTAATCTAAGTTGCCCAACTTGCTATGCCGGCTCTTCTCCTTCTTATGGCAGACATAGAACTTTGGACGAAGTGAAAGCCATGCTTGATGCGGTAGTTAGAAATGAAAAAGAACCCGATGTGATTCAGATCAGTGGCGGTGAGCCAACCATCCATCCTCAATTTTTTGAAATATTAGACTACGCCAAAACATTGCCCATCAGACACCTGATGCTTAATACCAATGGAGTGGCCATTGCCAAAGATTTTGAATTCGCCAAAAGGCTGGCCACTTACACTCCCGATTTTGAAGTATACCTTCAGTTCGACTCCTTTAAAGACGATGTATTACAAACGCTTAGAGGAGCAGACCTTTGGAAAGTGCGTGAGCAAGCCTTGGCACATTTGAATGAATTGAATCTGTCTACCACCCTGGTAGTGACTTTGCAAAAGGGTCTTAATGACGATGAAATTGGCAAAACCATAGATTATGCACTGAAGCAAAAATGCGTTCGTGGAGTCACTTTCCAACCTACCCAAATTGCTGGCCGATTGGAAAATTTCAATACTGACACTGACAGGATTACCCTCACTGAGGTGAGAAGGAAAATATTAGAACAGTCACCAGTTTTTAATGAAGACGACCTGATACCTGTACCTTGCAATCCGGATGCTTTAGCCATGGGTTATGCACTAAAATTGGGTGGTGAGGTATTTCCTTTGACCCGATATATTAATCCTGCCGACTTGCTGGATAATAGTAAAAATACCATTGTATATGAACAGGACGAGCATTTACAGGGAAAAATGATAGAGCTGTTTAGTACTGGTAATTCTGTAGATGCCGCTACCGAAAAATTACACTCTATTCTCTGCTGCCTGCCGCAGATTGAGGCACCATCTTTAGGCTATGATAATCTCTTCAGAATTATTATTATGCAGTTTATTGACGCTCACAATTTTGATGTACGATCAATTAAGAAATCATGTGTACACATTGTGAATAAAGACAATCAAATTATTCCTTTCGAAACCATGAACCTATTCTATAGAGATGATAAAAAGGAATACCTCAAAAAACTTCAAAACCAGGAAATATGA
- a CDS encoding polysaccharide deacetylase family protein: MGYKSVYLTIDDCPSKDFVNKLHFLMEYKIPAVFFCTASQIEHYQPDLALAIKNKYHIGSHAFYHKSFSSLSLSQCINEIIRADSVIHSLYNSCNISSYPKLFRFPYGDKGDYKFGKHFLPFEKAYHHGLRRKCLWHQLFGLKKLRERQIEGEQRSIEIQRALKDLGYQAPAIQIEHPFYKKFLGYHDWMWTLDIGDYKYRSGEDMDGFQKNIFQCIDSGLPRVEFGLQANDICYPESSNILLMHDYENHSEIFYETIHYFIRQGFTFKCPVTG, encoded by the coding sequence GTGGGCTACAAATCAGTATATTTAACTATAGACGATTGTCCTTCGAAGGATTTTGTTAATAAGCTTCATTTTCTGATGGAGTATAAAATTCCTGCTGTATTTTTTTGCACTGCCAGCCAGATAGAACATTATCAGCCTGATCTTGCTTTGGCCATAAAAAACAAATACCATATTGGTAGCCATGCCTTTTACCACAAATCTTTTTCATCACTTTCATTGAGCCAGTGTATCAATGAGATAATTCGTGCCGACTCAGTTATCCATTCTTTATATAACAGCTGCAATATTAGTTCTTATCCCAAGCTTTTCAGATTTCCATATGGAGACAAAGGGGACTATAAGTTTGGAAAGCACTTTCTGCCTTTCGAGAAAGCGTACCATCACGGTTTGAGAAGAAAATGTCTGTGGCATCAACTTTTTGGCCTTAAAAAGTTAAGGGAAAGGCAAATTGAAGGTGAGCAAAGATCAATTGAAATCCAGAGAGCTCTGAAAGATCTTGGTTATCAAGCTCCAGCAATTCAAATAGAGCATCCATTTTATAAAAAGTTTCTGGGCTATCATGATTGGATGTGGACCCTGGATATTGGGGATTATAAATATCGGTCAGGCGAGGACATGGATGGTTTTCAGAAGAATATTTTTCAATGCATTGATAGCGGTCTGCCTCGTGTTGAATTTGGTCTTCAAGCTAATGACATTTGTTACCCGGAATCATCAAACATTCTCTTAATGCATGATTATGAAAACCATAGCGAAATATTCTATGAGACAATCCACTACTTTATCAGACAAGGTTTTACTTTTAAGTGCCCTGTGACGGGCTAA
- a CDS encoding glycosyltransferase, whose translation MDYSKIIDGSIPVIINNFNRYTSLKTMIEWFWGLKRRQTSIIIIDNASTLPDLLSYYDELSSSSNVQMIRLKKNEGINQILKVSMALGQFDNYIVSDADLIPYDHTPDDIIDKMEEILITYPNINHVGASLEINDLPNHYPLKHKVIDWEQKYWNEKLTPELFIAPVDTTFSMYRKSSLVTALAPSLRLNRPYTFRHVDWYLNPDNLSSEENMIIQCCSDCSTWNTLLRSIIQNKMVSPSQGT comes from the coding sequence TTGGACTATAGTAAAATAATAGATGGCAGCATTCCTGTCATTATCAACAATTTTAATAGGTATACTTCACTAAAAACTATGATAGAATGGTTTTGGGGATTAAAAAGGCGACAAACATCAATTATAATTATTGATAATGCCTCCACTTTGCCAGACCTACTCAGCTACTATGATGAGCTTTCTTCATCTTCAAATGTCCAGATGATCAGGCTCAAGAAAAATGAAGGTATTAACCAAATCCTGAAGGTGAGCATGGCCTTAGGGCAATTTGATAACTATATAGTATCAGATGCCGATCTTATTCCATATGACCACACGCCAGATGATATAATTGATAAGATGGAAGAAATACTAATTACCTATCCAAATATTAATCATGTGGGAGCCTCTTTGGAAATTAATGATTTACCAAATCATTATCCGCTAAAACATAAAGTAATAGATTGGGAACAAAAATACTGGAATGAAAAATTAACACCTGAGCTATTTATTGCGCCCGTGGATACAACATTCAGCATGTACAGAAAATCTTCTTTAGTTACAGCGTTAGCACCATCCTTAAGACTCAACCGGCCTTATACCTTCAGACATGTTGATTGGTATTTGAATCCTGACAATTTAAGTTCGGAAGAAAACATGATCATCCAATGCTGCTCTGACTGCTCCACCTGGAATACTTTGCTGAGAAGTATTATTCAAAATAAAATGGTTAGCCCGTCACAGGGCACTTAA